A DNA window from Argopecten irradians isolate NY chromosome 10, Ai_NY, whole genome shotgun sequence contains the following coding sequences:
- the LOC138333780 gene encoding hillarin-like: MGCGASMSKTAADPVNLPVEREQQQTTVEDRPSFPSETQLEIEYIGEDQLKIMKTLRHYPKPEPNPKGQKSKSYIQWFGDWTPVWPDAVQNMSKRRPAKPQDTDSGLEDVANIGLTTNDIEFRARHTPRYFNESFDDLIEYLVMGVDASAQPEMLVVQALVGWLSSQKLNTFKHLEGTEDTPEGCLALLAQRRTTFSTVFTIICRKAEIACVQIGGMCKALGRYQPGDTNMTDLACLWNAVYVEKHWYVIHPIWMCRSYIGAKSSDWFKFTEKSQQLSNFNKLAFSEYYTMTDPEEFKYLCFPFDPQWQLQKKPLSRKEFLDQPYLLPPFFGLGLKLITKHACVLEVNNGKALIEVEAKAKNSNLLYLWYDLSFGNNMSLLSESDREYLDPQAIQKHVRMLRSGNNWKFHIHLPREGVYKFAIFAGPNQNPLVRVCEFLLKCSSRKPNCLPLRIDPGAIGIGPNIASEKVGLVIPLRHKGDVYVRKGDVFTAKFLVDGNFADKIEVKATFYASGFAGSRTEKVSCEINRKQREITITATVPKDGEYILTVWTASNFEQRKRNGYQPVCHYLLTSYITPVQQSPRQRHQRRKLQVAMEAEDMDGMDNAIMHCIKEGIDPDDEELEFARLKCQILKARKDIHDCILRKNLDITLQTLKFIRQSKLTKVLCQEIVTLVNLKEGQDYGHVGSDWEESESDYSLQYSLNSIPGWNPDN, translated from the exons ATGGGATGTGGGGCCAGCATGTCTAAGACAGCTGCCGACCCTGTGAACCTTCCGGTGGAGCGGGAACAACAGCAGACGACAGTTGAGGATAGGCCATCTTTTCCATCTGAAACACAGCTTGAGATAGAGTATATAGGAGAAGATCAA TTGAAAATCATGAAAACTCTGCGACATTATCCCAAACCAGAGCCTAATCCTAAAGGTCAGAAATCGAAGTCATATATCCAATGGTTTGGGGACTGGACACCAGTGTGGCCAGACGCTGTCCAAAATATGTCGAAACGAAGACCGGCCAAACCCCAGGATACGGACTCTGGCCTGGAGGATGTAGCTAACATTGGTTTGACCACCAACGACATTGAATTCAGAGCACGCCAT ACTCCACGTTATTTCAACGAAAGCTTTGACGACTTGATAGAATACCTCGTCATGGGTGTTGATGCTTCAGCGCAGCCCGAAATGTTGGTTGTCCAAGCGCTTGTTGGATGGCTGAGTAGTCAGAAGCTCAATACATTCAAACACCTCGAAGGAACCGAGGACACTCCTGAGGGATGTCTGGCTCTTCTTGCACAAAGGCGCACAACATTTTCCACCGTTTTCACCATCATATGCCG GAAAGCCGAGATAGCATGTGTTCAGATTGGAGGAATGTGTAAAGCACTGGGAAGATACCAGCCGGGGGACACCAATATGACGGATCTAGCTTGCCTGTGGAACGCCGTTTACGTAGAGAAACACTGGTACGTCATCCACCCAATCTGGATGTGTAGGTCCTATATCGGGGCCAAATCTAGCGATTGGTTTAAGTTTACAGAGAAATCCCAGCAACTGTCAAATTTTAACAAGTTGGCATTCTCGGAATATTATACAATGACGGACCCCGAGGAGTTTAAGTACCTATGTTTCCCTTTTGACCCGCAGTGGCAGCTACAAAAGAAGCCATTATCCAGAAAGGAGTTTCTAGACCAACCATATCTTCTGCCGCCATTTTTCGGTTTGGGACTCAAACTTATCACCAAACATGCTTGTGTTCTAGAAGTAAACAATGGGAAGGCTTTGATTGAAGTCGAAGCCAAAGCAAAAAACTCAAATCTGCTTTATCTTTGGTATGATTTATCTTTCGGCAATAACATGTCATTGCTGAGTGAGTCGGACAGGGAATATTTAGATCCACAAGCGATACAAAAACATGTACGAATGCTTCGATCTGGGAATAACTGGAAATTTCATATCCATCTACCGAGGGAAGGCGTGTACAAGTTTGCAATATTTGCTGGTCCTAATCAAAACCCGTTGGTACGGGTCTGTGAATTCCTTCTGAAGTGTTCATCTCGGAAACCAAACTGTCTTCCTCTCAGAATCGACCCTGGAGCGATTGGTATTGGACCAAACATTGCATCCGAAAAAGTCGGACTAGTGATACCATTAAGACACAAAGGCGACGTCTACGTAAGGAAAGGGGATGTGTTCACAGCGAAATTTCTAGTCGACGGGAATTTCGCTGATAAGATAGAAGTAAAGGCTACATTTTACGCTTCTGGATTCGCTGGTTCAAGAACTGAGAAAGTTTCTTGTGAAATCAACAGAAAGCAAAGAGAAATAACCATCACAGCCACTGTACCAAAAGACGGGGAGTACATCCTGACGGTATGGACTGCGAGCAACTTTGAACAACGTAAACGAAACGGTTACCAACCAGTGTGCCATTACCTGTTGACgtcatacatcacacctgtgcaacag TCGCCTAGACAAAGACATCAGCGACGGAAGCTCCAAGTTGCCATGGAAGCGGAAGACATGGATGGGATGGATAATGCAATCATGCATTGTATTAAAGAAGGAATAGATCCAGACGATGAGGAACTTGAGTTTGCAAGACTCAAATGTCAAATTCTTAAAGCAAGGAAAG ACATACATGATTGCATTTTACGGAAGAACCTGGACATTACTCTACAAACATTAAaattcatcagacagtctaaACTGACCAAAGTCCTCTGCCAGGAAATCGTGACATTGGTCAACTTAAAAGAAGGTCAAGATTACGGTCATGTCGGATCAGATTGGGAGGAATCGGAGTCAGATTATTCACTCCAATATTCCCTGAATTCTATTCCAGGTTGGAATCCGGACAATTAG
- the LOC138332683 gene encoding fibrinogen-like protein A, with product MGAIADLVVILGMLSLDAEANTECQLFTRILHVGQHDFSSYRLSSNIGIPYAIKCAAYCKMEDCLSFSYEEETMTCDTFSRPIGEEDNAGVSTPPVYYSKVTELNSCGKLPIGSPSGIYSITLKSGDVQTLFCDVDTAGGPWTVIQKRTLGNADFYRNWSDYQSGFGDLNGDFWIV from the exons ATGGGTGCAATAGCTGACCTCGTTGTCATATTAGGAATGCTTTCTTTGGATGCCGAAGCCAACACCGAGTGTCAATTGTTTACCAGAATATTGCATGTAGGTCAACATGATTTCAGTTCATATAGACTAAGTTCTAACATTGGAATCCCTTACGCGATAAAATGTGCTGCTTATTGTAAAATGGAAGACTGCCTCTCCTTTTCATATGAAGAGGAAACTATGACGTGCGACACCTTTTCTAGACCTATTGGTGAGGAAGACAACGCAGGTGTGTCGACACCACCAGTTTACTACTCAAAAGTCACGG AGTTAAACAGCTGTGGTAAACTTCCCATCGGATCTCCTTCTGGTATATACAGTATCACTTTGAAAAGTGGAGACGTCCAAACATTATTCTGCGATGTGGACACGGCTGGTGGACCATGGACT GTTATACAAAAACGAACACTCGGCAATGCTGACTTCTACCGTAACTGGTCGGACTACCAAAGTGGATTCGGGGATCTCAACGGAGACTTCTGGATAG tgtga